A genomic region of Salinibacter pepae contains the following coding sequences:
- the hpf gene encoding ribosome hibernation-promoting factor, HPF/YfiA family — protein MAFQTQVTTRHVDVSDRVHEYARDRTAKLEQFYDGITGAHVILGKDNSPAENKTASINIDVYQKRLSAEDAASSHEEAINLCVDHLRRQLEKYKAKLRSKDKDAHR, from the coding sequence ATGGCTTTCCAGACCCAAGTCACGACCCGTCACGTCGACGTGAGCGATCGCGTCCACGAGTATGCCCGGGACCGCACCGCCAAGCTGGAGCAGTTCTACGACGGGATTACCGGCGCACACGTCATTCTCGGGAAGGACAACTCCCCCGCCGAGAACAAGACCGCCTCAATCAACATCGACGTGTATCAGAAGCGCCTCTCGGCCGAGGACGCGGCGAGCAGCCACGAGGAGGCGATCAACCTATGCGTGGACCACCTGCGCCGGCAGCTTGAAAAATACAAGGCCAAGCTCCGAAGCAAAGACAAGGACGCCCACCGATAG